The following proteins are co-located in the Rhea pennata isolate bPtePen1 chromosome 2, bPtePen1.pri, whole genome shotgun sequence genome:
- the ODF1 gene encoding outer dense fiber protein 1: MSLCSRFLEDAKRDLRRADREIKRQLRVLDLRLQLHRLCDELPPRCPCSCRLHPLCCCGPHLCPRCLCEPLCRASCLAAWERKLLQAQLDMERELASTRRRLNKMLNSAHDHKLLALMDVKGFEPDEVTVKVKDGKVKVLAEHEEEYSTVRGKEYNYKNIRKEINLPPGVDEDEVMYSVGSNSVVKIETPRKCYPCLMSL, encoded by the exons ATGTCTCTGTGCAGTCGCTTTTTGGAAGACGCCAAGCGGGACCTGAGGAGGGCGGACCGGGAGATCAAGCGGCAGCTGCGGGTGCTGGACCTGCGCCTCCAGCTGCACCGGCTCTGCGACGAgctcccgccgcgctgcccgtgCAGCTGCCGCCTGCACCCGCTCTGCTGCTGCGGCCCGCACCTCTGCCCCCGCTGCCTCTGCGAGCCCCTCTGCCGGGCGTCGTGCCTCGCCGCCTGGGAGAGGAAGCTCCTCCAGGCGCAGCTCGACATGGAGCGCGAGCTGGCCAG tacacGAAGAAGACTTAATAAGATGTTGAACTCCGCCCATGATCATAAGCTTTTAGCTTTGATGGATGTGAAGGGTTTTGAGCCTGATGAAGTTACTGTGAAGGTGAAAGATGGAAAGGTTAAAGTGTTAGCTGAGCACGAGGAGGAATATAGCACCGTAAGAGGGAAGGAGTATAActacaaaaatatcagaaaggaaATCAACTTGCCTCCTGGAGTGGACGAAGATGAGGTGATGTACTCTGTAGGATCTAACAGTGTCGTGAAGATTGAAACGCCGCGTAAGTGCTACCCATGTCTCATGAGTCTCTGA